gtttttacttagttttttttgttgtttttataaataagaattgtccggattataaaatccgaaatagtaaacatgaatccggattttaaaatccggaatgcacaagggcatttttgcaaattttacaGGGCGTGGGAGAAGACTATatggtggaaaaagtaatagtcttcgGGAAAACTCGATCGAAACCCATCATTGCATCTGTCTTAGTCATATTGAATTACATCACTGGAAATTTATCATTGCGAATACTATTTAAAACGCAATCTTTGGGCTGTGGCTCCCATTCTAATAGGCACTACTTGATTTATATTACCTATTCCTTGTGGTTTCGTAGTCCATATAAATTTGGTTCTATGATTTGTTCActacataaaataattattggttAGTATTATATGAGACAATTGGTTAAGGGACCATATATAACATACAATTTACAAAATCGTGCATGCACCCGATGAACCTCACGTGTGCCATAAAAGATTCTTGGTAGGATGTTTTGTCACTGTTTTGTTGTGTCACCAATAGGCCCGCCTCTTGTTTCTATTTGTTGAGTGCATGGTTAAAGCAAGCCAATATTGATAAAAGCCGAGTGACAAATTTCACATGATGGGTGGGTCTATGTGTTTATGTCGTGAGTGTTTGTTGATGGCTCAATAGGCATCTTAAAATGGCTCACTTGactggaggaaaaaaaaaacgaacgGGAGTTACGATTTGATAGGAATTTACACATAAAAAGAGACGATTAGGAGTTACGATTTGATCGGAAGCGAAATTGAGGTTCCTGTTGAGCAACTTTTGTATTTGTTGAGAGAGAAAGCCACCAATTTTGTTCTCATTTTGTTTGGGTTACCCCAGTGTTTTTTCTAGTCTTGTCCATATCTTAACCAATCTGAATATGTACAACTATTTGGTTTTCTATGAACTACAGAGCCCTTTTCCTACTGTCACATGGAGCCCAATATTGGAATTATGAATATGCACACCTATTTGATTCTCTATTATTGATTTCTGCACAATATCAGCATGTATTTTTGAATTCCTACTATCAATCAACTAGGCAgtgaaagataaaagaaaatttggaaAAAGTTTCTCAATACATGTCCAAAGGGATTGAGATTGAGTGACTATATGGTGGGAAAATCACGATAATTTTTGTGTTTATCTCTCTCTTATATTACTtcttatcttattttttattattttatttgtcgtTGTTTTTATAAAACACACAAAATTATACTAAAGTCAATGTAACTTTTTCACCTTAAAGTCACTTAATCTCATTCCCTTCAAAAAGTTTTCCAAATTTCTTTGGGGGTGGAGGTAAGAACAATGACTTCTAGAAAAGAGGCCGATCTCCCACATGAACACTAGAGAAGAAAACGGCTACTAAActcttttttgaagaagagcCACCACTAAATTCTAAAAGGTTGGAGgatagaaaaatcaaaattaaaacaagatCAATCCCATTAcataacaattaaaatatttgtttaagttAGAATGAATTGAAGTGTAATACATTTCTTTCTTAAGGGATGGCAgtgtaaattttaacataaaaagaaGATAAGAGTAATTCAAGTATCTTTTCAACCCAAGtagtaattaaattttaaataaagtatGCCGAAAATTAGGATTTCAAAATATTCACAACCTCTTATGCTGCTTCTTTCATGGTTAGGACAAAAGTTATACCATAATCTGAATTAGAATAATATGATTTGAGATTTCCAAAACATAAAAATCCAGTAAGCACTTCATGTTAGCAGAGGGaacactttccaaatcttacTATAATACAAGTTATTCATaccatataaaaatattattcttaacacaatttatTTCTACATGGTATACTCCAAAGTCGTTTTCTCCTTTACTGCCTAAAAGAATTTTCTTCTAATTGAATCAAGAAAAGTAAGGATTTCAATCAAGCCCACCAAATGGTAGGTTATATGATGACAGCTGAGGTATACACAATTTTTTCTTGTCACACAAcagttttttatttcaaaaagggGAACATGATAATCAATTGGATTAGTGTACTAATCATACAATCGAACACATAAAAAATCCACACATCAccttttgtattttttcagTCAATAATTATCTAAAGTTGGAGACACATTTTGTCGTGTCAATTTCATAGTGCCCATTAATCCATGCGATGCACGCCAATCTTTGACTAATGGACACATCAATGGTGGGGtgacttactttttttttgtttttgttttacacATTCTTCATCATTTAACAACTCcaattaattgaaaaatatttcattGTAAGCTTTTctaaattttgtgtaaatttgGCTCAAAAAAGTTTGTGTAATTGTACTAGCAGTCTAGCACCTTGATGGAACTTGATAGAGAGACAAAACGGTTCATCGTATTATGATCTAAAATTgtgttaactattttttttaaagtgaaagTTATGATTGGGGTGACATATTATGATCTATTATGAAGGAAATTTTCAAAGTAAGAGAACACCTTTTAATACCTACTTCTATCACTGTATGTATATGCTGAATTGATCTCGTTGTCCCAACTAgctttaaattatttgttaaacAAACCTAATTTCTCATGGGTCGATTGGGATAACTAATGAAGAGAAGAAGTAAATATATAAACTTCAAGGGCCTAAGTGATAGTATATATATTAGAGAACATATTATGATCATTGCTACAAATTATGATggattagaagaaaaaatataatatataaggcTAATCATTTAGTTGCTGTGAACTCacctaggttgctctgatatcATTGACCTAAGATTTGGTGTACTCTTCTTCAATGTTTTAGGTTTGATTCTCCTCCTCGGTGTTAATTTGAGGGATGTGTTATGTGCATACCCTAATTTGCCCTATATACCCCACGATCAACTGTTTAGTTATGTtaccgttttttttttcctttttgaacaaACAGTGTTACTATGTTTTGTTTCTGCTTTGTATGGCCCTTTGGCTTTTTCGGCTAATAAAAGCCGAACACCATATGAATAAAATATTGCAATAGTCTTTTTGCTTTTCATCAACctcaaaatatttttgtcaaaaaacatcAACCTCAAAGTATATATAGTAGTGGTTATATATACTGCAAATGAACTGGAATCATACATGCAGCAGGACAGCCCTCATCAGAAAACATAAAGCTTTACGGCATATGAACTGTCTAGCAGAAACTtccttaaaataatttattttatgattaaaattagCATGGTAGGGCAGAATTAACTCTAGCTTCTCTAAATAAAAATTAGCATGATTAACTACTTATgaaatgttatatgattatagACCATGATAAGGCACTGTTCTTTATTAGCAGATTGATTATGGTATACAAATGTAAAATTGTACTCACAAATTAAATGTttcatccaacaaaaaaaatcaaatgttacaCTTCGtaagaaataatttatatttggcTCAgctaatatattttatttatttcgtTTTAGTTCTTgtaaatgtcttttttttaacacatattgaaaattttaagataaatcaCATTTAAAGCCAATGATagtattttagtaaaataaataaaaatatatttttcatgcttttaGGAAAATGTTGGCGGAAGTTGTCTTGGCAACCCTCAGCGTAGCGAATTCGGCGGCCTCCTTAGGAAAAATGCAGGATTATTTGTCTATGGTTTATCCGGGAACATTGCCAACGCGTTTGACATTCTTTTGGCCGAACTCCATGCCATATTTCAAGGTCTGCGAATGGTTTCAGATATGGGAATATCCGATTTCGTGTGCTACTCCGACTCTCTCCACTACGTTAGCCTCATCAACGACCCTTCCATGAGGTTTCATGTCTATGTCACTCTCATTCAAA
Above is a genomic segment from Medicago truncatula cultivar Jemalong A17 chromosome 5, MtrunA17r5.0-ANR, whole genome shotgun sequence containing:
- the LOC112422036 gene encoding uncharacterized protein yields the protein MTAEENVGGSCLGNPQRSEFGGLLRKNAGLFVYGLSGNIANAFDILLAELHAIFQGLRMVSDMGISDFVCYSDSLHYVSLINDPSMRFHVYVTLIQNIKDLIITSKASVFHTLREGNYCANFLAKLGAASDSVLTIHASPPDGMIQLIKDDTLETLFPRAIRDIETPQDEKDGRSTH